One genomic window of Struthio camelus isolate bStrCam1 chromosome 1, bStrCam1.hap1, whole genome shotgun sequence includes the following:
- the GJA3 gene encoding gap junction alpha-3 protein — protein sequence MGDWSFLGRLLENAQEHSTVIGKVWLTVLFIFRILVLGAAAEEVWGDEQSDFTCNTQQPGCENVCYDKAFPISHIRFWVLQIIFVSTPTLIYLGHVLHIVRMEEKRKEKEEELKKKGSIKDSSYPGAAASGSGSGAGGGNNIKDPLFKRGKEKLPIRDERGRIRMGGALLRTYVFNIIFKTLFEVGFIVGQYFLYGFELKPVYHCSRSPCPHTVDCFISRPTEKTIFIIFMLVVASVSLLLNMLEIYHLGWKKLKQGMTSRYSLEMPVTAVTPVVVAAESKPVSLPPPAPPMVVTAAGPPPVVPNTRTVTPLLAPVTMPPYYAAAAPRARPPSKTASIASYPVAPPAPEEKHRAVTPTPVSTPVTIPTPIPTPTSAVINYFNSNSHALAAEQNWVNMAAEQQGKVPSSSAGSSTPSSVRQPLPEQEEPLEQLLPPPSGPPISVANSGSSTSLSGASGSKWDVEGEEEPSEERPVSAACTTVEMHEPPLLVDTRRLSRASHEKDLLSKYLIPKIRSAKEAQRR from the coding sequence ATGGGTGACTGGAGCTTTCTTGGGAGACTACTCGAGAATGCGCAGGAGCACTCCACGGTTATTGGCAAGGTTTGGCTGACGGTACTGTTTATCTTCAGGATACTGGTGCTGGGGGCCGctgctgaggaggtctggggaGACGAGCAGTCAGACTTTACATGCAACACTCAGCAACCTGGTTGTGAAAATGTTTGCTACGACAAAGCCTTCCCCATTTCCCACATCCGCTTCTGGGTGCTGCAGATCATTTTTGTCTCCACTCCAACCCTCATCTACTTGGGCCACGTGCTACACATTGTACGcatggaggaaaagaggaaagagaaggaagaggagctgaaaaaGAAGGGAAGCATCAAGGACAGCAGCTATCCAGGGGCAGCAGCCTCTGGCAGTGgtagtggtgctggaggaggcaaTAACATCAAGGATCCTCTTTTcaaaagggggaaggagaagctCCCGATCCGTGATGAACGTGGTAGAATCCGCATGGGGGGTGCCCTGCTCCGTACCTATGTCTTCAACATCATTTTCAAGACATTGTTTGAGGTGGGCTTCATTGTGGGGCAGTACTTCCTGTATGGCTTTGAGCTGAAGCCAGTGTACCACTGCAGCCGCTCACCTTGCCCACACACCGTGGACTGCTTCATCTCACGGCCCACTGAGAAGAccatcttcatcatcttcatgttGGTAGTAGCCTCTGTCTCCCTGCTGCTGAACATGCTTGAGATATATCACCTGGGGTGGAAGAAACTTAAGCAAGGCATGACAAGCAGATACAGCCTTGAGATGCCTGTCACAGCAGTGACACCAGTCGTGGTAGCAGCGGAGTCCAAACCTGTTTCTCTGCCCCCACCGGCACCACCCATGGTGGTAACAGCTGCTGGACCCCCTCCTGTTGTGCCTAACACCCGCACTGTCACACCCCTGCTGGCCCCGGTGACCATGCCACCGTACTACGCTGCAGCCGCTCCAAGAGCACGGCCCCCCTCCAAGACGGCATCCATAGCCAGCTACCCTGTTGCTCCACCAGCTCCTGAGGAGAAGCACCGTGCTGTGACTCCCACACCTGTCTCCACTCCCGTCACCATCCCGACCCCCATCCCGACGCCCACATCGGCTGTCATCAACTACTTCAACAGCAACAGCCATGCCCTGGCGGCTGAGCAGAACTGGGTCAAcatggcagcagagcagcaggggaaggtgcCCTCCAGCTCAGCGGGCTCCTCTACCCCCAGCAGTGTCCGGCAGCCGCTTCCAGAGCAGGAAGAACCACTGGAGCAGCTACTCCCACCCCCATCTGGGCCTCCCATATCCGTGGCCAAcagcggcagcagcaccagcctgAGCGGGGCAAGTGGCAGCAAATGGGATGTGGAGGGTGAGGAGGAGCCGTCGGAGGAACGGCCTGTCTCAGCCGCCTGCACCACTGTGGAGATGCATGAGCCACCGCTGCTCGTAGACACGCGGCGCTTAAGCAGGGCCA